Part of the Candidatus Chlorohelix allophototropha genome, CTTGGTTTGCACTACAAAATCAGCTTACCGCCCGGCGGGAAAGTTACTTTCAGCGCATATGCCAGCATAGCCGCTACCGAAGAAACCGCCCTGACTGGATTAAACCTCGCGCGTCGCTCCGATAGCCTTATGCGTGACAAACAACCCGCTGCTGCTGCGCCCGTTCCCGACCCCTACAATCTTGGAGCTGCTGCAAATAATCTGGCAGAACCGCGCTATGCCGAACCGATACAAGGACGCGCCGCCGAGCGAGAGCGCCGTCCTACCTTCCCTGCCAAAAAGCATTGGAGCGAGTATTTTGAAAATCTGCCGGATTTCACTTGCTCCGATCCCTATCTACAGAAATATTACTGGTATCGCTACTACGGTTTGAAGCTTAATACCATTGTTGCAGGTTCGGACGAGCGTTTGGGTTTGCCTTACCCTTGTGTTTTCGAGGGGATTAATCTTGGCTGGTTCCGGCAGCATATAACCTATAGCGCACAATGCCATATGCTAGAAGCGCGTTGGATGCACGACCCGGCTCTGGCGCAAGGCTCATTGCTCAATTTTATTCAAAACCAGCAACCGGATGGCGCATTCCCCGGTGTAATTAAGAATATATATCGGGGTAATCGCGAACTAACCTCCAATGTAGCCTTCTATCATGCTAACTGGGGAATGGGCGTGCGCGAACTTTATCGAGTGCATCCCGACCGTACTTTTCTTGAGAAAGTGTTCCAGCCGCTTTCTCGCTATGCCGAATATTTCGATAATGAGCGCGACAAAGAGCAAAGCGGTCTCTATGATGTAATTAACCATTGGGAGACCGGGCAAGAATTTATGAATCGTTATCAGCAGGTTGACCCGCAAAGCGATTCGGGGGGTAACTTGCGCTTGAAGGGATTGGATGCCACCGTTTACATTTACCAGTTGCAGGATACACTGGCTTGGATGGCAGATGAACTGGGGAATCCGTACGATGCGGAACGTTGGCGCATCGCCGCTGAAAAAACTCGGCGCAGTATTCTGAGTATGATGTGGGATTTAGGTCAAGAGTTTTTCTATGATGTTAATCCCAGTACGATGCATCGAATTACTGCTAAAGCAGCGGTTGGGTTTTATCCCTTTATGGCAGGCTTGGGGGGCAAAGAGCATCTTGGCGCGTTTTACAAGCACCTATTCAATGAAAAAGAATTCTGGACACCCTTCCCCGCCCCTTCAAGCAGTCGCGATGACGAATATTTCAGCCCTGATGGAGAATGGAAGGAACGTCGCTTGGTTTGCCCTTGGAACGGGCGCACTTGGCTAATGACTAACAGCCATGTGGCAGAGAGTTTGTGTCGCGCTTCGCAAGAGCTTGACCCCAATCTTCAGCCTAAAGCGGTAGAGTTCCTGAACAAATTTATCCGCATGCTCTTTCTTGATGGCGATGTGGAGCGTCCAAGTTCCTATGAGTATTACAACCCTCTTACCGGACAAGCCCCTTTCTTTCGCGGAACTGAAGATTATATGCATAGTTGGATTGCCGACTTAATTATCAAATATGTAGCAGGCGTGCAACCGCAAGATAAAGGACGTGTCCTGATTCGCCCGTTACCTTTTAACCTAGACTACTTTACGCTTGATCGGATTAAAATTGCCGACCATTGGTTGAAAATAACTTGGCGCAAAGAACCAAATATGCCCGAAAGCCCGCTACGAAAAGCAAGCGTATCTGCTCCGGTTGGGTTGGCGGTATGGGTAGATGGGGTGCTGGTAGAACAACGACCAGCTTTACAGCTAATTGAGGTTCAACTCTAGGGAGTATGCATGAAAAAGGATAAGCCCTCATTTAACTATAAAAAATATCTTGACGAGAATTACCTGCCACGTCAGCGCAAGAGGCTCATTAATACCTTTTCGATACTGACCTTAATCGGGAACGTTACATCGCAGGTGGTAGTCTTCATAAATAATGCTGGCTCTATAAATTTAGGGCGCATTTCTGGCTCATTGGGAATAGTATTAGTCGCTATACTGGCTATTATCCTTACTTGGTACAACCGGGTTGAACTTGCCGGTATTTTTTATTGTACCTTTGGGCTTTTAAGTGTCACCTTTGCGGTTTATAATGGCGGGCTGAGTTCTAATGCACCGATGCTTTATTTTGTCATAATTGTAGTGGCAGGGGCAATTATAAGTCCTATAGCTGTACTTATAGTAGGCGTTGTTTCCAGTCTCGCTTATCTGGTCGTTGCGCTATATTTGCTTAGCCAGATTCAAAATCCAGCATCAACTTATGGTACAAATATTGCTTTAGTAAGCGCTATTCTAATAATTGCATCAGCAGTCTTATACATATTTAGTTTTGCCCTTGACCGCATTGCTTCCAGCGCCCGGTATCAGGCTAACGAATTAAAAGATGTCAACGAACGTTTGCTGGAACAACGTGATCTAGAAATTGAGACCAGCCGCCAGATAAATGTCCTATCCGAAGCGCTTGCCGAACTTTTCAGGCGGCAGAACACAGCTACAGAGGAGCAAGTTTTATTGGTAAATGAAGTCGCCAGCACCTCCAATGAATTGGATGCAGCAGCGCGGCGCATTGCTAATAACGCCCTGAGTGTTTCGGTAATTGCAGAAAAAGCCTTAAAAAGCGCTCAAACAGGGCAAGAGGCAGCGCAGGATGGGGTTACTGCTATCGCTACTTTGCGTAATAACGTGGAAAATATAACCTATAGTGTGCGCTATTTAAATACTCAAATTGAGCGTATTGGCGAGGTTACGGATATTATCGGCGAGGTTGCAGATGAAACCAATCTCTTATCACTCAATGCCACCATTGAAGCGGCAGGTGCTGGTGAGTATGGCAAGCGTTTTGCGGCAGTTGCTGACGAAATACAAAGGTTGAGTCGGCGTACAACCACAGCCGTTGAACAAATTCAGGAAGTGGTCAACGAAATTATCCAAGCCAGTGAAAAATCCCTTCAAACTACAGAAGATGGTTTGCGTCAAGCACAACAGGGCGAATCGTTGGTTGTGCGCTTGATAGAAGCTAACAACGATATTATAACTATCGTAAACCAGACTGCTGAATTGGCAACCAACATAGCCAGCAGCACTTATGAGCAACGAAACGCTAGCGGCGTGATTGTGGAAAGCGTGCAGCGAATCAGTCTGGCTTCAAAGGAACTGGCGGGTTTTACTATTGAGGTTTCGGAAGTCATTCATAAACTGGAAGGAAACGCCACGCTACTAATAAGTCAAGCATTACCTGAAAAAAAGCAAGCTAAGAATCAAGAAAAAATCCTATTTAGTGAGTTATTCCTTGACGACGCAGAGCTTGAAGAATTTGAGCAAGCGGGAGTTAGTTTTTAATGAAGGTTTTGTTGGTACAACTCCCTGTACCTAACAACCGCCTGAATAATTTGCCGCTTGCACTTGGCTACCTCAAAGCCAGCGCCGAATCTGCCGCTTTACCCAGCGTTCAAGTTCAAATTCTAAGGCGTGAGGCGCAGAACCTAGGCGGTGATGCTTACCTATTAGACGCTATTCTGTCGGAAGTGCCTGATTTAGTGGGTTTTTCGCTCTATTCTTGGAACTCCAGTCGAGTGCTTGAACTGGCGCGCCGTATAAAAGAAGTTTCGCCCGAAACCATGCTACTGGTGGGTGGTCCCGAAGTAAACCACGATAACCCCTTTATCCTAACCGAACCCTCCCTGGATTTTCTCATTTTCGGGGAAGGTGAAACCGCGTTTTCGCTACTACTGCGCCACTTCACCGAGCATTTACCCCTATCGCAAGTCAATGGATTGGGTTATCGGCATAATAGTATTTTGCATATCAACCCCGCCAGCCTCGCGACAGCAGATGTAAACCTGATACCCTCAGCTTATCTGAGTGGCGCTTTAAGCAACCATCTAGATAATTTTATGTTTATCGAACTTAGCCGCTGGTGTCCTAGCAAATGCACTTTTTGTTATTACGGGCGACAGGATATACCGATTGGCGGTAAGCGTTATTTCGATATTGAACGAATCCGTAAAGAGCTTGAATATGGCATGGCACGGGGGGTAAATTCGGTTCATTTCGTGGAGGCAAATTTTAATACGCTGCCCCACCTCAGCCAAATTTACCAGACCATTCAGGAAACGGGCGCAAATCGCCATATCCGCTTCTATGCCGAGATGCGCGGAGAAGCCATTGACGAGGCTGATGCCGATTTGCTGGCAAGTTGCAACTTTGGAGTGGTCGAAGTGGGGTTACAATCCGCCATACCGGAAGTGCTGGCTAAGGTGCGCCGCAAGAACCATTTGCCGCGGTTGGTAGCGGGGGTACAGCATTTACGCCAGCGCGGTATTGAAGTGTTTCTAGATGCAATTTTAGGCTTGCCCGGTGACACTATTGATAGTTTTCACCGTACTATTGATTTTATCGAAGCAAATAGCCTTGCCCCTTACGATTTGTTCCACCTACAAATTCTGGGCGGAACACAGTTAAAAACCGAAGTAGCAGAGGGTTTGCATGGCATCGAATTTCAAGCCGCCCCACCCTATTTTGTGCTAAAAACCGCCGAACTAAGTTTCGCACAACTTTGCGAACTGCGGCGGGAAACTTTATTGCGTAAAGGTGACGACCCTGACGACATACAGGGTTTGCCACCACCCAATCTGTTTGCGTTGTGTCGGGTTGAATCTGAGTTTGCTATTAATCCGGCTAACAGACCGCCTATCGAGCATCTAGAACTAGACTTGAGCCAACCTATGCCGGAAATTTCGCGCTTGCTGGCTAACGAAGTTACAATCCGGTTATTTAGCGGAGATATTGCGAAGGCGACACAAGCTTTAGCTCAACTATCAGCCCCAAATCCCACCACTATCTGGCATATCTTCTTCGAATCGGCACAACCGCTGGCTGACGCAGAATTGCTAGATTTAAAACGCGCAATTCACCATAAGAGCGGTTACCTTGATAGGCTGGCAGTTTTTGCGTTGGGTCAACCCAACCCGGAAATGTTTTCCTCACATCCTTCGGTGCAATGCTATAATTTGGTGCGCTGGAAGGCGGATTTGGTTCCATTAGCCGATAAAACTACAATTTGGATGATAGAATGGCGCGAAGATAAGACTGTATCAGAATGGCGTGAAAGTTTGCACAACACGCTTGAAACCAACGCGCAAGGTGTATTTATAGCAACAGACAGTGGGGTTTCCTATGAGAAAGTCAGAAGGGCGTTGGCTGAACAGGAAACAGATGGGAAAGTTA contains:
- a CDS encoding MGH1-like glycoside hydrolase domain-containing protein, whose product is MNGHQALGYLSRNDKWFLGGGKMVIWAPEFPLWLDKPGYWDHACFLDYRVGPIFTLAILDEKRREIEPTFVERFWQPDHSSHLYRVKSRDLIITERRALLPWDVLVSTFEFANSLKQEQNFDLVLWSAQDSEGSVRGGSISEIESLRTRKEDGSIVWQRGVRDSQIPTNAADPEAGVMMRYNVALGGSIRAESYSVKVSDRQPNYPRFKYSPFYEKLSEYGNLGNEEPSVWIRNPNGLVYLGLHYKISLPPGGKVTFSAYASIAATEETALTGLNLARRSDSLMRDKQPAAAAPVPDPYNLGAAANNLAEPRYAEPIQGRAAERERRPTFPAKKHWSEYFENLPDFTCSDPYLQKYYWYRYYGLKLNTIVAGSDERLGLPYPCVFEGINLGWFRQHITYSAQCHMLEARWMHDPALAQGSLLNFIQNQQPDGAFPGVIKNIYRGNRELTSNVAFYHANWGMGVRELYRVHPDRTFLEKVFQPLSRYAEYFDNERDKEQSGLYDVINHWETGQEFMNRYQQVDPQSDSGGNLRLKGLDATVYIYQLQDTLAWMADELGNPYDAERWRIAAEKTRRSILSMMWDLGQEFFYDVNPSTMHRITAKAAVGFYPFMAGLGGKEHLGAFYKHLFNEKEFWTPFPAPSSSRDDEYFSPDGEWKERRLVCPWNGRTWLMTNSHVAESLCRASQELDPNLQPKAVEFLNKFIRMLFLDGDVERPSSYEYYNPLTGQAPFFRGTEDYMHSWIADLIIKYVAGVQPQDKGRVLIRPLPFNLDYFTLDRIKIADHWLKITWRKEPNMPESPLRKASVSAPVGLAVWVDGVLVEQRPALQLIEVQL
- a CDS encoding B12-binding domain-containing radical SAM protein is translated as MKVLLVQLPVPNNRLNNLPLALGYLKASAESAALPSVQVQILRREAQNLGGDAYLLDAILSEVPDLVGFSLYSWNSSRVLELARRIKEVSPETMLLVGGPEVNHDNPFILTEPSLDFLIFGEGETAFSLLLRHFTEHLPLSQVNGLGYRHNSILHINPASLATADVNLIPSAYLSGALSNHLDNFMFIELSRWCPSKCTFCYYGRQDIPIGGKRYFDIERIRKELEYGMARGVNSVHFVEANFNTLPHLSQIYQTIQETGANRHIRFYAEMRGEAIDEADADLLASCNFGVVEVGLQSAIPEVLAKVRRKNHLPRLVAGVQHLRQRGIEVFLDAILGLPGDTIDSFHRTIDFIEANSLAPYDLFHLQILGGTQLKTEVAEGLHGIEFQAAPPYFVLKTAELSFAQLCELRRETLLRKGDDPDDIQGLPPPNLFALCRVESEFAINPANRPPIEHLELDLSQPMPEISRLLANEVTIRLFSGDIAKATQALAQLSAPNPTTIWHIFFESAQPLADAELLDLKRAIHHKSGYLDRLAVFALGQPNPEMFSSHPSVQCYNLVRWKADLVPLADKTTIWMIEWREDKTVSEWRESLHNTLETNAQGVFIATDSGVSYEKVRRALAEQETDGKVIWWSDPGIASAFAGEETIAAFPTCYRQGQLRQVDKATLERACLRWELSKRRDAR
- a CDS encoding methyl-accepting chemotaxis protein, with translation MKKDKPSFNYKKYLDENYLPRQRKRLINTFSILTLIGNVTSQVVVFINNAGSINLGRISGSLGIVLVAILAIILTWYNRVELAGIFYCTFGLLSVTFAVYNGGLSSNAPMLYFVIIVVAGAIISPIAVLIVGVVSSLAYLVVALYLLSQIQNPASTYGTNIALVSAILIIASAVLYIFSFALDRIASSARYQANELKDVNERLLEQRDLEIETSRQINVLSEALAELFRRQNTATEEQVLLVNEVASTSNELDAAARRIANNALSVSVIAEKALKSAQTGQEAAQDGVTAIATLRNNVENITYSVRYLNTQIERIGEVTDIIGEVADETNLLSLNATIEAAGAGEYGKRFAAVADEIQRLSRRTTTAVEQIQEVVNEIIQASEKSLQTTEDGLRQAQQGESLVVRLIEANNDIITIVNQTAELATNIASSTYEQRNASGVIVESVQRISLASKELAGFTIEVSEVIHKLEGNATLLISQALPEKKQAKNQEKILFSELFLDDAELEEFEQAGVSF